A window of the Virgibacillus pantothenticus genome harbors these coding sequences:
- the trhA gene encoding PAQR family membrane homeostasis protein TrhA, which produces MGVYIREPINGLTHLFGAVLSFIGLLALIFKATETGGSPLVITAVVIFGLSMTLLYSASATYHMVIAKDRVIGFLRRIDHSMIYILIAGTYTPFCLISLKGTLGWTLFTTVTTLAVLGVVFKLVWFHCPRWLSTLLYIGMGWIVVFFSSALAPIITTGGMIFLVLGGIIYTIGGIIYALKPKALNFKHMGFHEIFHLFILAGSLCHFISVYAYVL; this is translated from the coding sequence ATGGGTGTATACATTCGTGAACCGATTAATGGACTTACACATTTATTCGGTGCGGTATTGTCGTTTATTGGGCTTTTAGCATTGATTTTCAAAGCAACTGAAACAGGCGGATCACCGCTTGTAATTACTGCAGTAGTTATTTTTGGATTAAGTATGACATTGTTATATTCCGCCTCCGCAACCTACCATATGGTTATTGCTAAAGACCGTGTAATTGGTTTTTTACGACGGATTGACCATTCCATGATTTACATATTAATTGCCGGAACGTATACGCCGTTTTGCCTGATTAGTTTAAAAGGTACTTTAGGCTGGACATTATTTACTACTGTTACAACTTTGGCTGTTTTAGGTGTCGTATTTAAATTAGTATGGTTTCATTGTCCACGATGGTTATCTACTTTATTATATATTGGGATGGGTTGGATCGTTGTATTCTTTAGTTCAGCTCTTGCCCCAATCATTACTACTGGAGGGATGATTTTTCTAGTCTTAGGAGGCATCATCTATACCATTGGTGGCATCATTTATGCTTTAAAACCTAAAGCATTGAATTTTAAACATATGGGATTTCATGAAATTTTTCATTTGTTTATTTTGGCGGGAAGTTTGTGCCACTTTATTTCTGTTTATGCATATGTGTTATAA
- a CDS encoding CBS domain-containing protein, translated as MNQQIRNYMTKNVYTVNESQTIQEAAAVMSEYNIGAIPVVNDQGNMVGMVTDRDITLRSTAQGEAAQTPVSQVMTAQQIVHGTPEMDIHEAAELMAQQQIRRLPIVENGKLIGMVALGDLAVDQQLQNEAGQALSSISNPSSPQQ; from the coding sequence ATGAATCAACAAATACGTAATTATATGACCAAAAACGTTTATACAGTAAATGAATCGCAAACCATTCAAGAGGCAGCGGCTGTTATGAGTGAGTATAATATAGGTGCTATCCCCGTTGTAAATGATCAAGGAAATATGGTAGGTATGGTGACCGATCGCGATATTACGCTCCGATCTACTGCGCAAGGTGAAGCTGCCCAAACTCCCGTTTCTCAAGTAATGACAGCACAACAAATTGTACATGGGACGCCTGAGATGGATATCCATGAAGCAGCTGAGTTAATGGCACAGCAACAAATTAGACGTTTGCCTATTGTTGAAAATGGCAAACTAATTGGAATGGTTGCATTGGGAGACTTGGCTGTTGATCAGCAATTGCAAAATGAGGCAGGACAAGCTTTATCTAGTATTTCTAACCCTTCCAGTCCACAGCAATAA
- a CDS encoding YppG family protein, translating into MIMFPNRPIKQPMNQHERRKPMWIGRPMQTRNAQQTSSRMESVLSSFRNAEGEIDLNKITEVASQVHKLYGQVSPLLTSFVRKK; encoded by the coding sequence ATGATTATGTTTCCAAACCGACCAATCAAGCAACCTATGAACCAGCATGAACGAAGGAAACCTATGTGGATAGGGCGACCGATGCAGACAAGGAATGCTCAACAAACATCTTCCCGAATGGAAAGTGTATTATCTTCTTTCCGAAATGCAGAAGGGGAAATAGATTTGAATAAGATAACAGAGGTAGCTTCACAAGTCCATAAGCTGTATGGGCAAGTTAGTCCTCTGCTAACATCGTTTGTAAGGAAGAAATAA
- a CDS encoding Ger(x)C family spore germination protein: MPIIKKTDPRQWFPCFYFNNQKKQQEQDGFAVLYTFARIKTGVQGKRIKMETILKGRKRLVKQLIAVIICSISLLFLSACWDRIEIEDRGFVVGSAIDLGEKKDNNKYEILFTNQFVIPAGLGTPLQGGGAQQEAYKNITVTGGSVFEIFREMATLSSETPFFSHMKVVIVSEEVAKEPELLSKVMDVFIRDHEMRRGIKVAIAKEGLQAKDILDVSPKDQKVPALYIESLMESNYKNAKSLAPVPVGQLRELMLDNRSYTLPEIEIMDDKALKYKNAAVIRAQKNLMVGSLSDKETMGLTLLTEDDQNAPINVNVDGEAAVIELTSGGNSYHLLNKNKDNLKVEIKLNLKATVAEMHGYSKLTSESFIKKLEHATENKIDELTEGTIKVAQNDLQVDFIGLGDELFHRHYDIWQQVKDDWDVGKNYFSKAEIDVKVDTTIKKTGASDNFK, translated from the coding sequence GTGCCAATAATTAAAAAAACTGATCCAAGACAATGGTTCCCTTGTTTTTACTTTAATAATCAAAAAAAGCAACAAGAACAAGATGGGTTTGCTGTCTTATATACATTCGCACGTATAAAAACGGGCGTTCAGGGAAAAAGAATAAAAATGGAAACCATATTGAAAGGACGGAAGAGGTTGGTTAAACAGCTTATCGCAGTTATCATATGTAGTATTTCTTTACTATTTCTATCAGCATGCTGGGATCGGATAGAAATTGAAGATCGTGGATTTGTAGTTGGTTCGGCAATTGATTTGGGGGAGAAAAAAGATAACAATAAATACGAAATACTATTTACCAACCAGTTTGTTATTCCGGCAGGTTTGGGCACTCCACTCCAAGGGGGAGGTGCACAACAAGAAGCGTATAAAAATATTACGGTAACCGGGGGAAGCGTGTTTGAAATTTTTCGGGAAATGGCGACGTTATCTAGTGAAACGCCATTTTTTTCCCATATGAAAGTCGTTATCGTCTCAGAAGAAGTAGCTAAAGAGCCGGAACTTTTATCAAAAGTGATGGATGTTTTTATACGTGATCATGAAATGCGTAGGGGAATAAAGGTAGCGATCGCTAAAGAAGGGTTGCAAGCAAAAGATATTCTGGATGTTTCACCTAAGGATCAAAAGGTGCCAGCCCTCTATATTGAATCTCTCATGGAAAGTAATTATAAAAATGCCAAATCTCTAGCGCCTGTACCAGTAGGGCAATTGCGAGAGTTAATGCTTGATAATAGAAGCTACACCCTCCCGGAAATAGAAATTATGGATGATAAAGCATTAAAATATAAAAATGCCGCAGTTATTCGTGCACAGAAGAATCTGATGGTTGGCTCTTTATCAGACAAGGAGACTATGGGATTAACTTTGTTAACAGAGGATGATCAAAATGCCCCCATTAATGTAAATGTTGATGGGGAAGCAGCTGTTATTGAGTTAACAAGTGGTGGGAATTCCTATCACTTATTAAATAAAAATAAAGATAATTTAAAGGTTGAAATTAAGTTAAATTTAAAAGCGACTGTTGCCGAAATGCACGGATACTCTAAATTAACTTCAGAATCCTTTATAAAAAAGTTGGAGCATGCAACGGAAAATAAAATAGATGAGTTAACAGAAGGAACGATAAAAGTAGCACAAAACGATTTACAAGTTGATTTTATTGGCTTGGGTGATGAGTTATTTCATCGCCATTATGATATTTGGCAACAAGTAAAGGATGACTGGGATGTAGGCAAGAATTATTTTTCAAAAGCTGAGATAGATGTAAAGGTTGATACGACAATTAAGAAAACAGGGGCTTCAGACAACTTTAAATAA
- the smpB gene encoding SsrA-binding protein SmpB, whose protein sequence is MPKGQGKVIATNKKASHDYFIEDTYEAGIVLQGTEIKSIRAGRVNIKDAHARIDRGEVKLINLHIAEYAQGNRFNHDPTRTRKLLLHRKEIDKLIGLTQQQGYALIPLKIYIKNGYAKVLIGLGKGKKKYDKREDLKRKQMKRDVDRAIKDHMR, encoded by the coding sequence ATGCCAAAAGGACAAGGAAAGGTAATTGCAACAAACAAAAAAGCATCCCATGACTATTTTATCGAAGACACGTATGAAGCAGGAATCGTTTTACAAGGTACAGAAATCAAATCGATTCGTGCCGGAAGGGTAAATATTAAGGATGCGCATGCGCGAATTGATCGTGGCGAAGTCAAATTAATAAATTTGCACATAGCAGAATATGCACAGGGGAACCGTTTTAATCACGATCCAACTCGTACAAGAAAGCTGCTTTTGCATCGAAAAGAAATTGATAAGTTAATCGGCTTAACGCAACAGCAAGGCTATGCACTCATACCGTTGAAAATCTATATTAAAAATGGTTATGCGAAGGTGCTTATAGGTTTAGGTAAGGGTAAAAAGAAATACGATAAGCGAGAAGATTTGAAGCGTAAGCAAATGAAACGAGATGTAGACAGAGCAATTAAAGATCATATGCGTTAA
- the rnr gene encoding ribonuclease R, producing MKEKIQQYFKENGTKPLTVHEIEEALEIKDATEFKELVKALNALEESGELVRTRKNRFGLPEKMNLVRGRIQMHAKGFAFLIPDDETLDDVYIHYSDLGSAMNGDKVLVRIEKRSDSGNRSEGTVIRILERATLQVVGTFENSRSFGFVIADDKRIPNDIFIPKDCTNGAVSGHKVIAHITKYPEGRKSAEGEIIHILGHKNDPGIDIMSIIYKHGIKVDFPEEVLEQAANTPESIFEEEIQGRRDLREETIVTIDGADAKDLDDAVSVKRLDNGNYLLGVYIADVSYYIDKGSPMDEEAFERGTSVYLVDRVIPMIPHRLSNGICSLNPKVDRLTLGCEMEIDASGNVVSHEIFQSVIRTNERMTYHDVNQILVENDEALRDRYKELVPMFEEMEKLAAILRRKRMNRGAIDFDFKEAKVVVDENGKPEDVILRERSVAERLIEEFMLAANETVAEHFHWMDVPFIHRIHQDPDPDKLQTFFEFLAGLGYVVKGTTNEVHPQALQKVLEDVKGKPEEMIVSKLMLRSMQQAKYDPQSIGHFGLATPFYTHFTSPIRRYPDLTVHRLIRTYLIDKKMDQHTLQKWKAELPEIAKQTSAAERRAVDAERETDDLKKAEFMQDKIGEEYTGVISSITNFGLFVELENTIEGLVHVSYLTDDYYHYDQRSQAMIGERTAKMYRIGEEVQVKVVSVNIDERTIDFSIVYDEETKPKKVIKAKRMKN from the coding sequence ATGAAAGAAAAAATACAACAATATTTTAAGGAAAATGGTACAAAACCACTAACGGTTCATGAAATAGAGGAAGCGTTGGAAATTAAAGATGCGACGGAATTTAAAGAACTGGTAAAAGCACTAAATGCTTTGGAAGAATCTGGAGAGCTTGTTCGGACGCGAAAAAACAGATTCGGCTTACCAGAAAAAATGAATCTTGTTCGTGGCAGAATTCAAATGCATGCGAAAGGATTTGCCTTTTTAATTCCGGATGACGAAACACTTGATGATGTTTATATTCATTATTCCGATCTAGGTTCTGCCATGAATGGGGACAAGGTGCTTGTAAGAATTGAAAAAAGAAGTGATTCGGGTAACCGCTCGGAAGGAACTGTGATTCGAATTTTAGAAAGAGCCACACTACAAGTAGTTGGCACATTTGAGAATAGTCGCTCATTTGGTTTTGTGATCGCAGATGATAAACGGATTCCAAATGACATTTTTATTCCTAAGGATTGTACAAACGGTGCTGTTAGCGGACATAAGGTAATTGCACATATTACGAAATATCCAGAAGGAAGAAAAAGTGCAGAAGGCGAAATCATTCATATATTAGGACATAAAAATGACCCTGGTATTGATATTATGTCCATCATCTATAAACATGGCATTAAGGTAGACTTTCCAGAAGAGGTGCTAGAACAAGCAGCCAACACGCCTGAATCAATTTTTGAAGAAGAGATTCAAGGACGTAGAGATCTGCGTGAGGAAACAATCGTTACCATTGATGGTGCGGATGCAAAAGACTTAGATGATGCTGTATCTGTGAAGCGATTGGATAATGGAAACTACCTTTTAGGCGTATATATTGCTGATGTAAGCTATTATATCGATAAAGGAAGTCCGATGGATGAGGAAGCCTTTGAAAGAGGGACGAGTGTTTACTTAGTTGACCGTGTGATCCCGATGATTCCGCACCGTTTATCAAATGGAATTTGTTCACTTAACCCCAAGGTTGACAGGTTGACATTAGGCTGTGAAATGGAAATAGACGCTTCTGGCAATGTCGTGAGCCACGAAATTTTTCAAAGCGTTATTCGAACAAATGAGCGAATGACGTATCATGATGTGAACCAAATCTTAGTGGAGAATGATGAAGCATTGCGAGATCGTTATAAAGAATTGGTTCCTATGTTTGAAGAGATGGAGAAATTGGCAGCCATTTTACGCCGAAAGCGAATGAATCGCGGCGCCATTGATTTTGATTTTAAAGAAGCAAAAGTGGTCGTTGATGAAAATGGCAAACCAGAAGATGTTATATTACGTGAACGCTCAGTTGCCGAACGGCTAATTGAAGAATTTATGCTGGCTGCGAATGAAACGGTAGCCGAACACTTCCATTGGATGGACGTGCCGTTTATTCATCGTATCCACCAGGACCCAGATCCAGATAAATTACAAACATTCTTTGAATTTTTAGCAGGGCTTGGCTACGTGGTGAAAGGGACGACGAATGAAGTGCATCCGCAGGCACTACAAAAGGTATTGGAAGATGTAAAAGGAAAGCCAGAAGAAATGATCGTTTCGAAGCTAATGCTTCGTTCGATGCAGCAGGCGAAATATGATCCGCAAAGCATTGGTCACTTCGGCTTAGCGACACCGTTTTATACGCATTTCACGTCGCCAATACGCAGATATCCTGATTTAACGGTACACCGCTTAATTCGTACCTATTTAATTGATAAAAAAATGGATCAGCATACGTTGCAAAAATGGAAAGCGGAGCTGCCGGAAATAGCCAAACAAACTTCCGCTGCCGAACGGCGTGCGGTGGATGCAGAACGAGAAACCGATGACCTCAAAAAAGCAGAATTTATGCAGGATAAAATTGGTGAAGAATATACTGGTGTTATTAGCTCAATTACGAATTTCGGTTTGTTCGTGGAACTGGAAAATACGATTGAAGGGCTAGTTCATGTTAGTTATCTAACGGATGACTATTATCATTATGATCAGCGTAGTCAAGCGATGATTGGTGAGCGAACGGCTAAAATGTATCGTATTGGAGAAGAAGTACAGGTTAAGGTAGTAAGTGTTAACATTGATGAACGCACCATCGATTTTTCGATCGTGTATGATGAAGAAACAAAACCTAAAAAAGTGATTAAAGCAAAAAGAATGAAAAACTAG
- a CDS encoding alpha/beta hydrolase, protein MKIKQPQPFTFEAGPRAVLLLHGFTGHSADVRMLGRYLEKRGYTSHAPIYRGHGLPPEELIQSTPDQWWEDVVEAYRHLKRLGYKEIAVSGLSLGGVLGLKLAYTEQTKAVIPMCSPMFFDNEAQLTKGFRAFAKEYKQLERKEADVIEQELNTLLTNSEPLFKQLGELINEVKNEVDTIYTPTMVVQARKDEMINTDSANYIYENIETDHKTIHWYEESGHVITMGKEKEQVFEDIYQFLETLNWEQ, encoded by the coding sequence ATGAAAATAAAACAACCTCAACCATTTACGTTTGAAGCAGGACCGCGTGCGGTATTATTATTACATGGGTTTACAGGGCATTCCGCGGATGTCCGTATGTTAGGAAGATATCTGGAAAAACGGGGCTATACTAGCCACGCTCCCATTTACAGAGGACATGGTTTACCACCTGAAGAGTTAATTCAATCCACCCCTGATCAATGGTGGGAAGATGTAGTGGAAGCATACCGCCATCTAAAGCGTTTAGGCTATAAAGAAATCGCTGTTTCTGGACTTTCTTTAGGCGGGGTATTAGGTTTAAAGCTTGCGTATACGGAGCAAACGAAGGCAGTTATTCCAATGTGTTCGCCAATGTTTTTTGATAATGAAGCGCAGCTGACAAAAGGCTTCCGTGCGTTTGCCAAAGAATATAAGCAGTTAGAACGCAAAGAAGCAGACGTCATTGAACAGGAATTAAATACATTATTAACAAATTCGGAGCCATTGTTTAAGCAATTGGGTGAATTGATTAATGAAGTGAAAAATGAAGTAGATACGATTTATACGCCAACCATGGTCGTACAAGCTAGAAAAGATGAAATGATTAATACAGACAGTGCAAATTATATTTATGAAAATATAGAAACAGATCATAAAACGATTCATTGGTATGAAGAATCAGGTCATGTCATTACAATGGGTAAGGAAAAAGAACAAGTATTTGAAGATATTTATCAGTTTCTTGAAACATTAAATTGGGAACAATGA
- the secG gene encoding preprotein translocase subunit SecG, whose amino-acid sequence MLGIVNVLLVIDGIIMIILVLLQSGKSEGLSGAISGGAEQLFGKQKARGIDLVLHRGTIVTAVIFFVLAFLSAYVLQ is encoded by the coding sequence ATGCTAGGAATTGTCAATGTATTGTTAGTAATTGATGGAATTATTATGATTATATTGGTTCTATTACAATCTGGAAAAAGCGAAGGCTTGTCAGGTGCTATTTCAGGAGGTGCTGAGCAGTTGTTTGGCAAGCAAAAGGCAAGAGGAATTGACCTTGTTTTACATCGGGGAACAATTGTGACAGCGGTCATATTTTTTGTATTAGCATTTTTAAGTGCATATGTTTTACAATAG
- a CDS encoding alpha/beta fold hydrolase has translation MKQQTFWYHTDDNMDIFIKKWEPSSPAKAVMQISHGMMEHIERYHDFATYLTSRGFIVYGNDHRGHGKTGEKQGKLGYLADNDGFFKAVRDLRQISELIQSTHPSLPLFLFGHSMGSFFVRSYIQTYSDTISGAILSGTGHFPAVQLAAGQLAASLLPPKEKSVLMNKLVFGSFNKKVDHSPTGFEWLSRSKTAVAAYIKDPYTGFIPTGRFFYDLFTGLQSIHNKNKNQQIRHDLPLLFISGDHDPVGNYAKGVWKTATCYKNDGLTNITAMLFASGRHELLHELNKQEVYEAITHWTHGALN, from the coding sequence GTGAAACAGCAAACTTTTTGGTACCATACGGATGACAACATGGATATCTTTATTAAAAAATGGGAACCTTCTTCTCCTGCCAAAGCTGTGATGCAAATTTCTCATGGCATGATGGAACATATTGAAAGATATCATGATTTTGCCACTTATTTAACATCACGAGGATTTATCGTTTATGGTAACGACCATCGTGGTCATGGTAAAACCGGTGAAAAACAAGGCAAGCTCGGATACTTAGCTGACAATGATGGCTTTTTTAAAGCAGTACGTGACCTTCGCCAAATTTCTGAGCTTATACAATCCACGCATCCATCATTACCATTGTTTTTGTTCGGACATAGCATGGGATCTTTTTTTGTTCGCTCTTATATACAGACATACAGTGATACCATTTCTGGTGCTATTCTTTCAGGAACTGGTCACTTCCCAGCCGTTCAATTAGCAGCTGGGCAACTTGCAGCTTCTCTGCTCCCGCCTAAGGAAAAATCCGTGTTAATGAATAAACTCGTGTTTGGATCGTTTAATAAAAAAGTAGACCATTCTCCTACTGGTTTTGAATGGTTAAGCCGATCGAAAACTGCTGTTGCGGCTTATATTAAAGATCCGTACACTGGCTTTATTCCAACAGGGCGATTTTTTTATGATTTATTTACAGGATTACAAAGTATTCATAATAAAAACAAGAATCAGCAAATACGCCATGACTTACCGCTATTATTCATTAGTGGCGATCATGATCCAGTGGGGAATTATGCGAAAGGCGTTTGGAAAACAGCTACATGTTATAAAAATGACGGGTTAACCAATATTACTGCTATGCTGTTTGCAAGCGGCAGGCATGAACTCCTTCATGAATTGAATAAGCAGGAGGTATATGAAGCAATTACTCATTGGACACATGGTGCGTTGAATTAG
- the ptsP gene encoding phosphoenolpyruvate--protein phosphotransferase: MANIQGIAASSGIAIAKAYLLETPDLSFEKVTTATPQVEIERLDQALDISKQELEKIKAHTKENIGDEHAEIFSAHLLVLSDPELINPMKDKINSENVNAEAALDEVATMFIDMFKNMDNAYMRERAADIYDVTKRVKAHLLGVTFPDPALIDEEVIVIANDLTPSDTAQLNRDYVKGFATDIGGRTSHSAIMARSLEIPAVVGTKEVTSTIQNDDLVIVDGNEGIVLINPTEEVIEKYRKKQEEFAKQKQEWAKLKNEPTLSADGEQVELAANIGTPDDVIGVLDNGGEGVGLYRTEFLYMGKSQLPTEEEQFTAYKSVLEQMDGKPVVVRTLDIGGDKELNYLDLPNELNPFLGFRAIRFCLENEQVFRPQLRALLRASVYGNLKIMFPMIATLEEFRQAKAILMDEKEALLQEGKEVSDHIEIGIMVEIPSTAVIAKQFAKEVDFFSIGTNDLIQYTMAADRMNEQVSYLYQPYHPAILNLINNVIEAAHSEDKWVGMCGEMAGDAIAIPILLGLGLDEFSMSATSILPARTQIRELDKGKLASYKDQLLSMSTAEEVVQFIKEKTE; the protein is encoded by the coding sequence ATGGCTAACATTCAAGGAATTGCAGCATCATCAGGTATTGCTATTGCTAAGGCATATCTGTTAGAAACTCCAGACTTATCATTTGAAAAAGTTACTACAGCTACCCCTCAGGTAGAAATAGAACGACTTGATCAAGCACTTGATATTTCCAAGCAAGAATTAGAAAAAATTAAAGCTCATACTAAAGAAAACATTGGCGATGAACACGCTGAAATTTTTTCTGCTCATTTATTAGTTCTTAGCGACCCTGAACTAATTAATCCAATGAAGGATAAAATTAATAGTGAAAATGTGAACGCAGAAGCTGCACTAGATGAAGTGGCAACTATGTTTATCGACATGTTTAAAAATATGGACAACGCCTATATGCGTGAAAGAGCTGCTGACATTTATGATGTGACAAAACGTGTAAAAGCTCATTTATTAGGTGTTACTTTCCCAGACCCTGCATTAATTGATGAAGAAGTAATCGTGATTGCGAACGATTTAACACCTTCTGACACTGCGCAATTAAACCGTGATTATGTGAAAGGTTTTGCCACAGATATCGGCGGTCGTACTTCTCACTCTGCTATTATGGCAAGATCGCTTGAAATTCCAGCAGTAGTTGGTACGAAAGAAGTTACCAGCACCATCCAAAATGATGACTTGGTTATCGTGGACGGTAATGAAGGGATTGTTCTTATTAATCCAACAGAAGAGGTAATAGAGAAGTATCGTAAAAAACAAGAAGAATTTGCTAAGCAAAAGCAAGAATGGGCAAAGCTTAAAAACGAACCAACATTATCAGCTGATGGGGAACAAGTAGAACTGGCAGCAAATATCGGTACACCAGATGACGTCATTGGCGTCTTAGATAATGGTGGTGAAGGTGTCGGCTTATATCGGACGGAATTTTTATACATGGGTAAGAGCCAGTTACCTACAGAAGAGGAACAATTCACAGCATACAAATCCGTGCTTGAGCAAATGGACGGCAAACCGGTTGTCGTACGTACCTTGGATATAGGCGGTGACAAAGAATTAAACTATTTGGATCTTCCAAACGAGCTTAATCCATTTCTTGGCTTCCGAGCCATTCGTTTCTGCTTAGAAAATGAGCAAGTATTCCGTCCACAATTACGTGCTTTGCTTCGTGCTAGTGTATATGGAAATCTAAAAATCATGTTCCCAATGATTGCAACGTTAGAAGAATTCCGCCAAGCCAAAGCTATTCTTATGGATGAAAAAGAAGCATTATTGCAAGAAGGAAAAGAAGTATCGGATCATATTGAAATAGGAATCATGGTAGAAATTCCTTCTACTGCCGTAATAGCAAAACAATTTGCTAAAGAAGTTGATTTCTTCAGTATAGGCACCAATGATCTCATTCAATATACGATGGCAGCTGACCGGATGAATGAACAAGTATCTTACTTATACCAGCCATACCATCCTGCAATTCTAAACCTGATAAATAATGTCATTGAAGCTGCACATAGTGAAGATAAATGGGTAGGCATGTGTGGAGAAATGGCGGGAGATGCTATTGCGATTCCAATTTTGCTTGGTTTAGGTTTGGATGAATTCAGCATGAGTGCTACGTCTATTTTACCTGCACGTACACAAATACGTGAACTTGATAAAGGTAAATTAGCTTCCTATAAAGATCAACTCCTTTCTATGAGCACTGCAGAAGAAGTTGTACAATTTATTAAGGAAA